A window of the Sphingobium sp. CAP-1 genome harbors these coding sequences:
- a CDS encoding xanthine dehydrogenase family protein molybdopterin-binding subunit, producing the protein MSDMILSRRGFISASLLAGGGLLFDLAMPVARAADGTPIILTAFIRILPDNRVIIGAKNAEIGQGAKTMLPMLIAEELDVDWNQVTIEQTHADAKIFGGQSAGGSRTTPREWLPTRQAGAAARAMLVAAAAAQWAVAPESLRTAGGKVSDPASGKSATYASLAAAAAKLPAPDPATLTLKDPATFRIIGQSVGGVDTPAIVAGKPLFGIDFKMPNMLYAVLETCPAHGGTFKSANLDAVKALPGVAHILTVKGDGTPESGYDGVAILSKSWWTANQARETLKVDWDMSAVSSFSTQAYAAQAAEKRKGKADGDIVRTGDIATAFAAAAKTVSADYDYPFLAHGTLEPQNCTALFKDGGIEIWAPTQNPEGGRALVAKALGLPPEKVRINFTRIGGGFGRRLMNDYMVQAASIAAQLPGVPVKLLWTRQQDIQRDFYRPAGWHGFRAALDKGGRLTAFHDHFITFGKDGKPLRSAEMPASELPAGLIDHVLLEQSFLATNMPTGWLRAPGSNALAFVTQAFLDEVAQAAGKDLPTLMLELLGDPRDLPRGGNAPPFVTGRARAVIEKVVTMAGWADRKALPRGTGKGFAFYYSHSGYFAEVVEVAMIDGMPKVKTVWVAGDVGSQIINPINALHQAQGSVIEGLGQALSGQIITQVDGAVEQANYDTHPYLRINDAPQIIVEFVKTAYPPTGLGEPALPPVIPALVNAIHAATGKRIRTLPVTAEMLV; encoded by the coding sequence ATGAGCGATATGATTCTCTCGCGCCGGGGCTTCATTTCCGCGTCGCTGCTGGCGGGCGGTGGTCTGTTGTTCGATCTCGCCATGCCGGTGGCGCGGGCGGCCGACGGGACGCCGATCATCCTGACCGCCTTCATCCGCATCCTGCCCGACAATCGCGTTATCATCGGCGCGAAAAATGCGGAGATCGGGCAGGGGGCCAAGACCATGCTCCCCATGCTGATCGCGGAGGAACTGGATGTAGACTGGAACCAGGTCACGATCGAGCAGACCCATGCCGACGCCAAGATTTTCGGTGGTCAGTCGGCCGGCGGCAGCCGCACCACCCCGCGTGAATGGCTGCCCACCCGGCAGGCGGGCGCGGCGGCCCGCGCGATGCTGGTCGCGGCGGCGGCGGCGCAATGGGCCGTTGCGCCCGAAAGCCTCAGGACCGCAGGCGGCAAGGTGAGCGATCCGGCATCGGGCAAGTCGGCGACCTATGCGTCGCTGGCTGCTGCTGCGGCCAAACTGCCCGCGCCCGATCCTGCGACATTGACACTCAAAGACCCCGCCACCTTTCGCATCATCGGCCAGTCGGTCGGCGGCGTCGACACCCCCGCCATCGTCGCGGGCAAACCGCTGTTCGGCATCGATTTCAAGATGCCGAACATGCTCTACGCCGTGCTGGAAACCTGCCCGGCCCATGGCGGCACCTTCAAGTCCGCCAATCTGGATGCGGTGAAGGCGTTGCCCGGCGTCGCCCATATATTGACGGTCAAGGGCGACGGCACGCCGGAGTCCGGCTATGATGGCGTCGCCATCCTGTCGAAAAGCTGGTGGACCGCCAATCAGGCGCGCGAAACGCTCAAGGTCGATTGGGATATGAGCGCCGTCAGCAGCTTTTCGACCCAGGCCTATGCCGCGCAGGCCGCCGAAAAGCGTAAGGGCAAGGCCGATGGCGACATCGTCCGCACCGGCGACATCGCCACCGCTTTCGCTGCCGCCGCCAAAACGGTCAGCGCCGATTATGACTATCCTTTCCTCGCCCATGGCACGCTGGAGCCGCAAAATTGCACCGCGCTGTTCAAGGATGGCGGCATCGAAATCTGGGCGCCGACCCAGAACCCGGAGGGCGGCCGCGCGCTGGTGGCCAAGGCGCTGGGCCTGCCGCCGGAGAAGGTGCGGATCAACTTCACCCGCATCGGCGGCGGTTTCGGCCGGCGGCTGATGAACGACTATATGGTGCAGGCCGCGTCGATCGCGGCGCAATTGCCCGGCGTGCCGGTGAAATTGCTCTGGACCCGGCAGCAGGACATACAGCGCGACTTTTATCGCCCCGCCGGCTGGCACGGCTTCCGCGCCGCGCTGGACAAGGGCGGCCGGCTCACCGCCTTCCACGATCATTTCATCACCTTCGGCAAGGACGGCAAACCTCTCCGCTCGGCCGAAATGCCCGCCAGCGAACTGCCCGCAGGGCTGATCGACCATGTGCTGCTGGAGCAGAGTTTTCTCGCCACCAACATGCCGACCGGCTGGTTGCGCGCACCCGGATCGAATGCGCTCGCTTTCGTCACGCAGGCGTTCCTTGATGAAGTCGCGCAGGCAGCGGGCAAGGATCTGCCGACACTGATGCTGGAGTTGCTGGGCGATCCGCGCGACCTGCCGCGCGGGGGCAATGCACCGCCTTTCGTCACCGGCCGCGCCAGGGCCGTGATCGAGAAGGTCGTCACCATGGCGGGCTGGGCCGACCGCAAGGCGCTGCCCAGGGGAACGGGCAAGGGCTTTGCCTTCTACTACAGCCATAGCGGCTATTTCGCCGAAGTGGTGGAGGTTGCGATGATCGACGGGATGCCCAAAGTCAAGACCGTGTGGGTCGCGGGCGATGTCGGCAGCCAGATCATCAATCCGATCAACGCGCTGCATCAGGCGCAGGGATCGGTGATCGAAGGGCTGGGCCAGGCGCTGTCCGGGCAGATCATAACCCAGGTCGACGGCGCGGTCGAACAGGCCAATTACGACACCCACCCCTATCTGCGCATCAACGACGCGCCGCAGATCATCGTCGAGTTCGTGAAAACCGCCTATCCCCCCACCGGCCTTGGCGAACCGGCCCTGCCGCCGGTCATCCCCGCGCTGGTCAACGCCATCCACGCCGCCACCGGCAAACGCATCCGCACCCTGCCGGTCACGGCGGAGATGCTGGTCTAA
- a CDS encoding (2Fe-2S)-binding protein, giving the protein MAVSFTVNGAKRQVDGDPAKPLLWVLREDLDMVGTKFGCGAGLCGACTVHVGGEAVRSCQTPLADVAGKAITTIEGVQTGDAGKRIAAAWVKHDVPQCGYCQAGQIMSATALLATTPRPSDAEIDAAMMGNLCRCSTYVRIRAAIKDAAGIAENIVGAGA; this is encoded by the coding sequence ATGGCGGTCAGCTTCACGGTCAATGGCGCAAAACGGCAGGTCGATGGCGATCCGGCCAAACCCCTGCTCTGGGTGCTGCGCGAAGATCTCGACATGGTCGGGACCAAATTCGGTTGCGGCGCGGGCCTGTGCGGCGCCTGCACCGTGCATGTCGGCGGGGAGGCGGTGCGATCCTGCCAGACGCCGCTCGCCGATGTCGCCGGCAAGGCGATCACCACGATCGAAGGGGTGCAGACGGGCGACGCCGGCAAGCGCATCGCCGCCGCCTGGGTGAAGCATGACGTGCCGCAATGCGGCTATTGCCAGGCCGGCCAGATCATGAGCGCCACCGCGCTGCTCGCCACCACGCCCAGGCCCAGCGACGCGGAGATCGACGCGGCGATGATGGGCAATCTGTGCCGTTGCTCCACCTATGTCCGCATCCGCGCCGCCATCAAGGACGCCGCCGGCATCGCGGAGAACATCGTGGGGGCGGGGGCATGA
- a CDS encoding ribonuclease HII, with amino-acid sequence MPDFAHEALHHPGLVAGVDEAGRGPLAGPVVAAAVILRVDDCPDGLNDSKQLSAKKRAALEGEIKARALCWGVGIASVAEIDEINILWATMLAMTRAVEALPHDCAHVLVDGNRCPTWRWPSTAIVEGDAKCLSIAAASIIAKESRDRMMIAAAADHPQYGWETNKGYGSAKHLAALRAHGPTPHHRRSFAPVAQLSLL; translated from the coding sequence ATGCCTGATTTCGCCCACGAAGCGCTGCATCATCCCGGCCTCGTCGCCGGGGTGGACGAGGCGGGGCGGGGGCCGCTGGCCGGCCCGGTGGTCGCCGCCGCCGTCATCCTGCGGGTCGATGATTGTCCCGACGGCCTCAACGACTCCAAGCAACTGAGCGCAAAAAAGCGCGCCGCGCTGGAGGGCGAGATCAAGGCGCGAGCGCTGTGCTGGGGCGTCGGCATCGCCAGCGTGGCGGAGATTGACGAGATCAACATCCTCTGGGCAACGATGCTGGCCATGACCCGCGCGGTCGAGGCGCTGCCCCATGACTGCGCCCATGTGCTGGTGGACGGAAACCGCTGCCCGACATGGCGCTGGCCATCCACCGCGATCGTGGAGGGCGACGCCAAATGCCTGTCGATCGCCGCCGCATCGATCATTGCCAAGGAAAGCCGCGACCGGATGATGATCGCGGCGGCGGCCGACCATCCCCAATATGGCTGGGAAACGAACAAGGGCTATGGCAGCGCCAAACATCTCGCCGCGCTGCGCGCCCATGGCCCGACCCCGCACCACCGCCGCAGTTTCGCGCCCGTCGCCCAACTCTCCCTGCTCTGA
- the thiD gene encoding bifunctional hydroxymethylpyrimidine kinase/phosphomethylpyrimidine kinase, whose amino-acid sequence MTPARILIIAGSDSGGGAGIQADIKTVTLLGGHAMTAITAITAQNTLGVQGVHPVPTAMVLAQMESCLSDIGVDAVKIGMIGSADTANAVADRLARLDNVPIIFDPVMVATSGSLLADDATIAAFERLMAIATLVTPNIPELAALGGEEIAVRFDTHVLAKGGHGDGPMLTDRLIAPQGVLKAWSNARIDTPHTHGTGCTLASAIATGLGQGLDLIEAIARGRKYVREALTLAPGLGGGHGPMGAPFGFHAYA is encoded by the coding sequence ATGACACCCGCCCGCATCCTCATCATCGCCGGCTCCGACAGCGGGGGCGGCGCGGGCATTCAGGCGGACATCAAGACCGTGACCCTGCTCGGCGGCCACGCCATGACCGCGATCACCGCGATCACCGCGCAGAATACGCTGGGCGTGCAGGGCGTCCACCCGGTCCCGACCGCCATGGTGCTGGCGCAGATGGAAAGCTGCCTCAGCGACATCGGCGTCGACGCGGTGAAGATCGGCATGATCGGCAGCGCGGACACGGCCAATGCCGTGGCTGACCGGCTGGCGCGGCTGGACAATGTCCCGATCATATTCGATCCCGTCATGGTCGCGACCAGCGGATCGCTGTTGGCGGACGATGCGACGATCGCCGCGTTCGAGCGGCTGATGGCCATCGCCACGCTTGTCACCCCCAACATCCCCGAACTGGCGGCGCTGGGCGGGGAGGAAATCGCGGTCCGCTTCGACACCCATGTTCTGGCCAAGGGCGGCCATGGCGACGGGCCGATGCTGACCGACCGGCTGATCGCGCCGCAGGGCGTGCTGAAGGCATGGAGCAACGCGCGCATCGACACGCCGCACACCCATGGCACCGGCTGCACGCTGGCGAGCGCCATAGCCACCGGTCTTGGGCAAGGGCTGGACCTGATCGAGGCGATCGCGCGCGGCCGCAAATATGTGCGCGAAGCGCTGACCCTCGCGCCCGGTCTTGGCGGCGGCCATGGCCCGATGGGCGCGCCCTTCGGCTTCCATGCTTATGCCTGA
- a CDS encoding DUF1272 domain-containing protein, translating into MLDMRPDCERCGVDLPADEPGAFICSFECTYCAPCAEALDDRCLNCGGELMDRPTRTGKALANNPASTERKYKA; encoded by the coding sequence ATGCTTGACATGCGCCCCGATTGCGAACGCTGCGGCGTTGATCTGCCCGCCGACGAACCCGGCGCGTTCATCTGCTCGTTCGAATGCACGTATTGCGCGCCCTGCGCCGAGGCTCTGGACGATCGCTGCCTCAATTGCGGCGGCGAACTGATGGACCGCCCAACCCGGACGGGGAAGGCGCTGGCCAATAATCCCGCCTCGACGGAACGCAAATACAAGGCATGA
- the glmM gene encoding phosphoglucosamine mutase — protein MSRQYFGTDGIRGRTNQWPMTAELAMKVGMAAGTHFQRGSHRHRVVIGKDTRLSGYMVENALVAGFTAVGMDVVQFGPIPTPAVALLAHSMRADLGVMISASHNPYFDNGIKLFGPDGYKLSDEDELKIESLIGQDIPLAASRDIGRARRVEDARGRYIHSVKSSFPADLRLDGLKIVIDCANGAAYQVAPSALWELGATVVAVGVTPNGTNINDGCGSTAPLLLQETVVSAGADIGIALDGDADRLIVVDEQGKIVDGDQIMALIAANFAREGTLRGGGLVATIMSNLGLERFLSGKGIGLERTKVGDRYVLERMREGGFNVGGEQSGHMILSDYATTGDGTVAALQVLAALVRSGKPASETLHQFDPVPQLLKNVRFSGGKPLEHDDVKRVIAQAEAELTGAGRLVIRPSGTEPVIRVMAEGDREDQVKDVVERICAAVEKAAA, from the coding sequence ATGAGCAGGCAATATTTCGGCACTGACGGCATCCGTGGCCGCACCAACCAATGGCCGATGACGGCGGAACTGGCGATGAAGGTCGGCATGGCCGCCGGCACCCATTTCCAGCGCGGCAGCCACCGCCATCGCGTCGTCATCGGCAAGGATACCCGCCTGTCGGGCTATATGGTCGAAAATGCGCTGGTCGCGGGCTTCACCGCTGTCGGCATGGACGTGGTTCAGTTCGGCCCGATCCCGACGCCCGCCGTCGCCCTGCTCGCCCATTCGATGCGCGCGGACCTGGGCGTCATGATCTCGGCCAGCCACAATCCCTATTTCGACAATGGCATCAAATTGTTCGGCCCGGACGGCTATAAATTGTCGGACGAGGATGAACTGAAGATCGAATCGCTGATCGGGCAGGATATTCCGCTCGCCGCCTCCAGGGATATTGGCCGCGCCCGCCGGGTCGAGGATGCGCGCGGCCGCTATATCCACTCGGTCAAGTCCAGTTTTCCGGCCGACCTGCGGCTCGACGGCCTCAAGATCGTGATCGATTGCGCCAATGGCGCCGCCTATCAGGTCGCGCCGTCCGCCCTGTGGGAACTGGGCGCCACGGTGGTCGCGGTCGGTGTGACCCCCAATGGCACCAACATCAATGACGGCTGCGGATCGACCGCGCCTTTGCTGCTTCAGGAAACCGTCGTCTCGGCGGGCGCGGACATCGGCATCGCGCTCGATGGCGACGCCGACCGCCTGATCGTGGTGGACGAACAGGGAAAGATCGTCGACGGCGACCAGATCATGGCGCTGATCGCCGCCAATTTCGCGCGCGAAGGCACGCTGCGCGGCGGCGGGCTGGTCGCGACGATCATGTCGAACCTTGGCCTCGAACGCTTCCTGTCGGGCAAGGGCATCGGCCTTGAACGCACCAAGGTCGGCGACCGCTATGTGCTGGAACGGATGCGCGAGGGCGGATTCAATGTCGGCGGCGAACAATCGGGCCATATGATCCTGTCCGATTACGCCACCACCGGCGATGGCACGGTCGCCGCCTTGCAGGTGTTGGCCGCGCTGGTGCGTTCGGGCAAGCCGGCCAGCGAGACGCTGCACCAGTTCGACCCCGTCCCGCAATTGCTCAAAAATGTCCGCTTCTCCGGCGGCAAGCCGCTGGAGCATGACGATGTGAAGCGCGTCATCGCCCAGGCCGAAGCCGAATTGACCGGCGCCGGCCGCCTCGTCATTCGCCCGTCCGGCACCGAACCCGTCATCCGCGTCATGGCTGAAGGCGATCGTGAGGATCAGGTCAAGGACGTGGTCGAGCGCATCTGCGCCGCGGTCGAGAAGGCGGCGGCGTGA
- a CDS encoding alanine/glycine:cation symporter family protein has product MEHFNAFIDGLSAAVFFRVPLFGAQIELIVLYLALPMLFFTLWLGFPNVTQIGRAIRILRSQPREGEAKGDVSQWAALSTALSGTIGLGNIAGVAVALTMGGPGAILWMFIIGWFAMTVKMAEVTLGLKYRVFDSRGHVHGGPMYVLKAVGAARGWPKLGLALGGAYAFFALFGAIPMVQVNQSFAQVKVVTGLTNGWAYGVFLAGAVALVTLGGAAWLGEVAKRLTPLKVAVYLAGVAAILILHVTQIPAALALIWNGAWTSNAATGGAVGAFVAGMRRAVFASEAGVGSAVMAHSLARAEHPVSEGLVALLEPLLGTMIVCALGGLALVVAGTWNTGLEGIAITSAAFAQVSPWFPWLLAVVVFLFAYSTLVAWGFYGLQAWGYLFGNGPRAQWTYKILYVVALPPAAAIDLGRVVGIVDSSFFLMAIPNVIALYLCAGELRRDVRAYLARA; this is encoded by the coding sequence ATGGAGCATTTCAACGCCTTTATCGATGGCCTGTCCGCCGCCGTCTTTTTCAGGGTGCCGCTTTTCGGCGCGCAGATCGAACTGATCGTGCTGTATCTGGCGCTGCCGATGCTGTTCTTCACCCTGTGGCTGGGCTTCCCCAACGTCACCCAGATCGGCCGGGCGATCCGCATCCTGCGCAGCCAGCCGCGCGAGGGCGAGGCGAAGGGTGATGTCAGCCAGTGGGCGGCGCTGTCCACCGCGCTGTCCGGCACGATCGGCCTGGGCAATATCGCCGGCGTCGCGGTGGCGCTGACCATGGGCGGGCCGGGCGCGATCCTCTGGATGTTCATCATCGGCTGGTTCGCGATGACGGTAAAAATGGCGGAGGTGACGCTGGGCCTGAAATATCGCGTGTTCGACAGTCGCGGCCATGTCCATGGCGGGCCGATGTATGTGCTGAAAGCCGTGGGCGCGGCGCGGGGCTGGCCGAAACTGGGGCTGGCGCTGGGCGGTGCCTATGCCTTCTTCGCTTTGTTCGGCGCAATCCCGATGGTGCAGGTCAACCAGAGCTTTGCGCAGGTGAAGGTCGTCACCGGCCTGACCAATGGCTGGGCCTATGGCGTGTTTCTGGCCGGGGCCGTCGCGCTGGTGACGCTGGGCGGCGCGGCCTGGCTGGGCGAGGTGGCCAAGCGGCTGACCCCGCTCAAGGTCGCGGTCTATCTGGCCGGCGTGGCCGCGATCCTGATCCTGCATGTGACCCAGATACCGGCCGCGCTGGCGCTGATCTGGAACGGGGCGTGGACCAGCAACGCGGCGACCGGCGGCGCGGTCGGCGCGTTCGTCGCGGGGATGCGGCGCGCGGTGTTCGCCAGCGAGGCGGGCGTCGGATCGGCGGTAATGGCGCATAGTCTGGCGCGGGCGGAGCATCCGGTGTCCGAAGGGCTGGTCGCGCTGCTGGAACCGTTGCTCGGCACGATGATCGTCTGCGCGCTGGGCGGGCTGGCGCTGGTGGTGGCGGGAACGTGGAATACGGGGCTGGAGGGGATCGCGATCACCTCCGCCGCCTTCGCGCAGGTGTCGCCCTGGTTCCCCTGGCTGCTGGCGGTGGTGGTGTTTCTGTTCGCCTATTCGACGCTGGTGGCCTGGGGCTTCTATGGCTTGCAGGCCTGGGGCTATCTGTTCGGCAACGGGCCGCGCGCGCAATGGACCTACAAGATCCTCTATGTCGTCGCCCTGCCCCCAGCCGCCGCGATCGATCTGGGCCGGGTGGTCGGGATCGTCGACAGCAGCTTCTTCCTGATGGCGATCCCGAACGTCATCGCGCTGTATCTGTGCGCCGGGGAATTACGGCGGGACGTGCGGGCCTATCTGGCGAGGGCATGA
- a CDS encoding GNAT family N-acetyltransferase: protein MAQSDLVITPVSGKSDLKAFIDLPWRLYANDPNWVPPLKAEVKELLTPGKNPFFGHAEAQYFLARRDGRVVGRISAHIDHLALQQPVEQGMGPGTGNFGLFEAEDEATGKALIATAEDWLRAKGMTRVLGPISLSVWEEPGLLIAGHDHPPTVMMGHNSPAYQPMIEGAGYVPVKQLKTYDLDITKDFPPLIQRIVQSGEKNGRIRIRKVDKKKFDQEAAIILSILNDAWGNNWGFVPITDAEVAHTGKKLKPIVFEDLIMIAELDGEPVAFMMTLPDLNEAIKPLNGSLFPFGFIKLLKWLKKPDCRTMRVPLMGVVQRLQSSRMASQLAFMMIEYIRRNANAHYGSTRGEIGWVLDDNQGMNAIADAIDSKVNKIYQIYEKPL from the coding sequence GTGGCGCAATCCGATCTGGTCATCACCCCCGTTTCCGGCAAGTCCGACCTCAAGGCTTTCATCGACCTGCCCTGGCGGCTCTATGCCAATGATCCCAACTGGGTGCCGCCGCTGAAAGCCGAGGTGAAGGAATTGCTGACGCCGGGGAAGAACCCCTTTTTCGGCCATGCCGAGGCGCAATATTTCCTCGCGCGCCGGGACGGTCGGGTCGTCGGCCGCATTTCCGCCCATATCGATCATCTCGCGCTTCAGCAGCCGGTCGAGCAGGGGATGGGACCGGGTACCGGCAATTTCGGCCTGTTCGAGGCGGAGGATGAGGCCACGGGCAAGGCGCTGATCGCCACGGCCGAGGACTGGTTGCGTGCCAAGGGCATGACCCGCGTGCTGGGACCGATCTCGCTGTCCGTCTGGGAGGAGCCGGGGCTGCTGATCGCCGGCCACGACCATCCGCCAACGGTGATGATGGGGCATAACAGCCCGGCCTATCAGCCGATGATAGAGGGGGCGGGCTATGTCCCGGTCAAGCAGCTCAAAACCTACGATCTGGATATTACAAAGGATTTTCCGCCGCTGATCCAGCGCATCGTCCAGTCGGGTGAGAAAAATGGCCGCATCCGCATCCGCAAGGTCGACAAGAAGAAGTTCGACCAGGAAGCCGCGATCATCCTGTCGATCCTGAACGACGCCTGGGGCAATAATTGGGGTTTCGTGCCGATCACCGACGCCGAAGTCGCGCATACCGGCAAGAAATTGAAGCCGATCGTGTTCGAGGATCTGATCATGATCGCCGAACTGGACGGTGAACCGGTCGCTTTCATGATGACCTTGCCCGACCTGAATGAGGCGATAAAGCCGCTCAACGGTTCGCTCTTTCCCTTCGGCTTCATCAAGCTGCTGAAATGGCTGAAGAAGCCGGATTGCCGCACGATGCGGGTGCCGCTGATGGGCGTGGTCCAGCGGCTGCAAAGCTCGCGCATGGCCAGCCAGCTTGCCTTCATGATGATCGAATATATCCGCCGCAATGCGAATGCCCATTATGGTTCAACCCGTGGCGAGATCGGCTGGGTGCTGGACGATAATCAGGGCATGAACGCGATCGCCGACGCGATCGACAGCAAGGTGAACAAAATCTACCAGATTTACGAAAAGCCGCTCTGA
- a CDS encoding fatty acid desaturase family protein, which produces MTVHDPILAAAQKARAAIPDDSAMLRAAAELTRDHSVANPRIYWPDLMASALIGWSALAGAILVQDVAVAIACAFVAMLALYRAASFIHELTHIRKGALPGFRFAWNLIVGVPLMIPSFLYEGVHTQHHARTRYGTAEDPEYLPLALMKPWSLPLFIIVASLAPVGLILRFGVLTPLSLLIPPLRRKLVAELSALSINPAYRRRPPEGDFARMWRWQEAGASLFALALAASVFAFGWKPLLVYMGVHSAMTVINQLRTLVAHLWENEGEPMTVTAQYLDSVNVPPPGYLPALWAPVGLRYHALHHLLPSVPYHALGQAHARLIATLAADSPYHKGNYKGMMPLVGKIARSTMTAR; this is translated from the coding sequence ATGACAGTGCATGATCCCATTCTTGCCGCCGCGCAGAAGGCGCGCGCGGCGATCCCCGATGACAGCGCGATGCTGCGCGCGGCGGCCGAATTGACTCGCGACCATTCCGTCGCCAATCCGCGTATCTACTGGCCCGACCTGATGGCGTCCGCGCTGATCGGCTGGTCCGCGCTGGCCGGGGCGATCCTGGTGCAGGATGTCGCCGTGGCGATCGCCTGCGCCTTTGTGGCGATGCTGGCGCTCTATCGCGCGGCGAGCTTCATCCATGAGCTGACCCATATCCGCAAGGGCGCGCTGCCGGGATTCCGCTTCGCCTGGAACCTGATTGTCGGCGTGCCCCTGATGATCCCGTCCTTCCTGTATGAAGGCGTCCATACCCAGCATCATGCCCGCACCCGTTATGGCACGGCGGAAGATCCCGAATATCTGCCGCTGGCGTTGATGAAGCCCTGGTCACTGCCCTTGTTCATCATCGTGGCGTCGCTGGCGCCGGTGGGCCTGATCCTGCGCTTTGGCGTGCTGACGCCGCTGTCGCTGCTGATCCCGCCGCTGCGCCGCAAGCTGGTGGCGGAATTGTCCGCCCTGTCGATCAACCCCGCCTATCGCCGCCGCCCGCCCGAAGGCGATTTCGCGCGCATGTGGCGCTGGCAGGAGGCAGGCGCGAGCCTGTTCGCGCTGGCGCTGGCGGCTAGTGTGTTCGCCTTCGGCTGGAAGCCGCTGCTCGTCTATATGGGCGTGCATTCGGCGATGACCGTCATCAACCAGTTGCGCACGCTGGTCGCGCATCTGTGGGAGAATGAGGGCGAGCCGATGACGGTGACGGCGCAATATCTGGATTCGGTCAATGTGCCGCCGCCCGGCTATTTGCCGGCTTTGTGGGCGCCGGTGGGGCTGCGCTATCATGCGCTGCACCATCTGTTGCCCAGTGTCCCCTATCATGCGCTGGGCCAGGCCCATGCGCGGCTGATCGCGACGCTGGCGGCGGATTCGCCCTATCATAAGGGCAATTACAAGGGAATGATGCCGCTGGTCGGCAAGATCGCCCGCAGCACGATGA